A stretch of Haloprofundus halophilus DNA encodes these proteins:
- a CDS encoding EMC6-like membrane protein has protein sequence MATETATGLSSHMRGVTVTTLACLAGIGAAVASAFVVGTTVDDAVNSLSLAVFVAFVLVQFPLLRLVGVDMDGFGAKDYLYVVFMTFALWFISYTVFLSTGVTF, from the coding sequence ATGGCGACCGAAACAGCGACCGGTCTCTCCAGTCACATGCGGGGGGTGACCGTCACGACGCTCGCGTGTCTCGCGGGTATCGGGGCGGCCGTCGCCTCCGCGTTCGTGGTGGGGACGACCGTCGACGACGCCGTGAACTCGCTCTCGCTTGCCGTGTTCGTGGCGTTCGTCCTCGTGCAGTTCCCCCTGTTGCGCCTCGTCGGCGTCGACATGGACGGGTTCGGCGCGAAAGATTACCTCTACGTCGTGTTCATGACGTTCGCGCTCTGGTTCATCAGCTACACCGTCTTCCTGAGCACGGGTGTGACGTTCTAA
- a CDS encoding UPF0146 family protein: MKHRREAALVGRLSRYDSLCEVGVGRRPDVAGALVDAGCAVAATDVREFPVPEGVEFVRDDLVDASEAATPGEHYHVDALYALNLPPELHRPLRDVARAVDADGLFTTLGFDEPTVPVRREQLDGETLYVVDADARTSGGSAPSRHG; this comes from the coding sequence GTGAAACATCGGAGAGAAGCGGCGCTCGTCGGCCGTCTGTCGCGGTACGACTCGCTCTGCGAGGTCGGTGTCGGCCGGCGACCCGACGTCGCCGGGGCGCTCGTCGACGCCGGATGCGCCGTGGCGGCGACGGACGTCCGGGAGTTTCCGGTCCCCGAAGGAGTCGAGTTCGTCCGCGACGACCTCGTCGACGCCAGCGAAGCGGCGACGCCCGGCGAGCACTACCACGTGGACGCGCTGTACGCGCTGAACCTGCCGCCGGAACTACATCGGCCACTCCGGGACGTCGCTCGGGCGGTCGACGCCGACGGCCTGTTTACGACGCTCGGGTTCGACGAACCGACGGTCCCGGTTCGGCGCGAGCAACTCGACGGAGAGACGCTGTACGTCGTCGACGCCGACGCGCGCACGAGCGGCGGTTCGGCTCCGAGTCGGCACGGATAA
- a CDS encoding M20 family metallopeptidase, with amino-acid sequence MDDVNDAADVDDAADVDDAADVTTLTRQLVSIPSHEDEAAAGDAIEDWLHEHTDGNVTRDSAGNVIARKGPSDESGKRVDDAPSLALVGHHDVVPPAPSQLDGEEYVVDVRDGRLYGRGSADMKGAVAASMLAFRDADPSCELVFASFVGEEIGGTGARTAIENGFAPDYAIVAEGSTNYSKPGVTDVVVAHKGRRASTIVARGSAAHASEPEAGENAIYRASDAIDVVRELEFPEVDVFGENLRGTVAVTGIDGGTAWNVIPDECEITVDERTVPGVRAELERVEQIEGVEWTVDQDLPPMNCDDEAFADTVLQAAIDAQDGEPELVTKPHATDAGWLAQAGVTCVICGASEPGEAHTKSESVGIDVLERCYRIYRNAAESV; translated from the coding sequence ATGGACGACGTAAACGACGCGGCCGACGTGGACGACGCGGCCGACGTGGACGACGCGGCCGACGTGACGACGCTGACGCGGCAACTCGTCTCGATACCGAGCCACGAGGACGAAGCCGCCGCGGGCGACGCTATCGAGGACTGGCTCCACGAACACACCGACGGAAACGTAACCCGCGACAGCGCGGGCAACGTCATCGCCCGCAAGGGACCGAGCGACGAGAGCGGAAAGCGCGTCGACGACGCGCCCTCGCTGGCGCTCGTCGGCCACCACGACGTGGTCCCGCCCGCACCGTCGCAACTCGACGGCGAGGAGTACGTCGTCGACGTGCGCGACGGTCGCCTGTACGGTCGCGGGTCCGCGGACATGAAGGGCGCGGTGGCGGCGTCGATGCTCGCGTTCCGCGACGCCGACCCGAGTTGCGAACTCGTCTTCGCGAGCTTCGTCGGCGAGGAGATCGGCGGGACTGGCGCGCGGACGGCCATCGAAAACGGATTCGCCCCCGACTACGCCATCGTCGCCGAGGGCTCGACGAACTACTCGAAACCGGGCGTCACCGACGTGGTGGTCGCGCACAAGGGCCGCCGCGCGAGCACTATCGTCGCCCGCGGGTCGGCGGCGCACGCCAGCGAACCCGAGGCGGGCGAGAACGCCATCTACCGCGCCTCGGACGCCATCGACGTCGTCCGGGAACTGGAGTTCCCCGAAGTCGACGTGTTCGGCGAGAACCTGCGCGGAACCGTCGCCGTCACCGGAATCGACGGCGGAACGGCGTGGAACGTCATCCCCGACGAGTGCGAGATTACCGTCGACGAGCGAACCGTCCCCGGCGTCCGCGCCGAGTTGGAGCGCGTCGAGCAGATAGAGGGCGTCGAGTGGACCGTCGACCAGGACCTGCCGCCGATGAACTGCGACGACGAGGCGTTCGCAGACACCGTTCTGCAGGCGGCGATAGATGCGCAGGACGGTGAACCGGAGTTGGTGACGAAGCCGCACGCGACGGACGCCGGGTGGCTGGCGCAGGCGGGTGTGACTTGTGTGATTTGCGGCGCGTCGGAACCGGGCGAGGCGCACACGAAATCCGAGAGCGTCGGCATCGACGTGCTGGAGCGCTGTTACCGCATCTACCGGAACGCGGCGGAGTCGGTGTAG
- a CDS encoding ribosome biogenesis/translation initiation ATPase RLI: protein MADDSIAVVDLDRCQPDRCNYECANYCPPNRTGKECITTRGEDTEEGDPDQIRISEEICLGETCGICVEKCPFDAIEIINLPQELTEDPTHRYGENAFALYGLPVPEPGKVTGILGPNGIGKSTAVRILAEEITPNLGDYGAEPDWETVLDRYRGTELQNYIERLMDGDITVARKPQYVDQIPKQFDGKTRELLEHTDERGQLDYLVDELSIAPVMDQSIDSISGGELQRVALAATLARDADFYFLDEITPYLDIGQRVKAARLIQELAEDDADRSMLVVEHDLAILDLLTDTLHIAYGEPSAFGVVTPPKSVRNGINEYLKGYLSNENMRIRPNAITFEQHAPRETAKSAPLVEYPDLTKSYGEGEFSLDVEGGTIHHGEVLGVVGPNGIGKSTLAKMFAGQLEPDEGELDFLLDIAYKPQYIEIDQPMRVDVFLSSITDDFGSSYWNTEVAQPLQLERIMEQNLTDLSGGERQRVAIAACLSKDADLYVLDEPSAHLDVEQRVQATTAIRRYAENHDATVLVIDHDIYMMDLLADRLMVFDGEPAQHGHASTPQEMRAGMNDFLSDLEITFRRDERTGRPRINKPGSQLDREQKKQGEYYYAP from the coding sequence ATGGCCGACGACAGCATCGCCGTGGTCGACCTCGACCGATGTCAACCCGACCGCTGCAACTACGAGTGCGCGAACTACTGCCCGCCGAACCGCACGGGCAAGGAGTGTATCACCACTCGCGGCGAGGACACCGAAGAGGGCGACCCCGACCAGATTCGCATCTCCGAGGAGATCTGCCTCGGCGAAACCTGCGGCATCTGCGTCGAGAAGTGTCCGTTCGACGCTATCGAGATCATCAACCTGCCGCAGGAACTCACCGAGGACCCCACTCACCGCTACGGCGAGAACGCGTTCGCGCTGTACGGCCTCCCGGTGCCGGAGCCGGGGAAGGTGACGGGTATCCTCGGGCCGAACGGTATCGGTAAGTCCACCGCCGTTCGCATCCTCGCCGAGGAGATAACGCCGAACCTCGGCGACTACGGCGCGGAGCCCGACTGGGAGACGGTGCTCGACCGCTACCGCGGCACGGAGCTCCAGAACTACATCGAGCGCCTGATGGACGGCGACATCACCGTCGCCCGCAAGCCGCAGTACGTCGACCAGATTCCGAAGCAGTTCGACGGGAAGACCCGCGAACTGCTCGAACACACCGACGAGCGCGGCCAACTCGACTACCTCGTCGACGAACTCTCCATCGCCCCGGTGATGGACCAGTCCATCGACTCCATCTCCGGCGGCGAACTCCAGCGCGTCGCGCTGGCGGCGACGCTCGCGCGCGACGCCGACTTCTACTTCCTCGACGAGATTACGCCGTACCTCGACATCGGCCAGCGCGTCAAGGCCGCGCGCCTGATTCAGGAACTCGCCGAGGACGACGCCGACCGTTCGATGCTCGTCGTCGAACACGACCTGGCGATTCTCGACCTCCTGACCGATACGCTCCACATCGCCTACGGCGAGCCGAGCGCGTTCGGTGTCGTCACCCCGCCGAAATCGGTTCGCAACGGCATCAACGAGTACTTGAAGGGCTACCTCTCGAACGAGAACATGCGCATCCGGCCGAACGCCATCACGTTCGAGCAACACGCGCCCCGAGAGACGGCCAAGAGCGCGCCGCTGGTCGAGTACCCCGACCTGACCAAGTCGTACGGCGAGGGCGAGTTCTCGCTCGACGTCGAGGGCGGAACCATCCACCACGGCGAAGTGCTCGGCGTCGTCGGTCCCAACGGTATCGGGAAGTCGACGCTGGCGAAGATGTTCGCCGGACAGCTCGAGCCCGACGAGGGCGAACTCGACTTCCTGCTCGACATCGCCTACAAGCCGCAGTACATCGAGATCGACCAGCCGATGCGCGTCGACGTCTTCCTCTCCTCTATCACCGACGACTTCGGCTCGTCGTACTGGAACACCGAGGTCGCCCAACCGCTCCAACTCGAACGCATCATGGAGCAGAACCTCACCGACCTCTCCGGCGGCGAGCGCCAGCGCGTCGCCATCGCGGCCTGTCTGTCGAAAGACGCCGACCTCTACGTGCTCGACGAGCCGTCGGCGCACCTCGACGTCGAACAGCGCGTGCAGGCGACGACGGCCATCCGCCGCTACGCCGAGAACCACGACGCGACGGTGCTCGTCATCGACCACGACATCTACATGATGGACCTCTTGGCCGACCGCCTGATGGTGTTCGACGGCGAACCCGCCCAGCACGGTCACGCCTCGACGCCCCAGGAGATGCGCGCCGGGATGAACGACTTCCTCTCGGACCTCGAAATCACGTTTCGCCGCGACGAGCGGACGGGACGCCCGCGCATCAACAAGCCCGGCAGCCAGTTGGACCGCGAGCAGAAGAAGCAGGGCGAGTACTACTACGCGCCGTAA
- a CDS encoding manganese catalase family protein yields MFYHEPELQYEVEVEEPDPYFAKMLQQAIGGAEGEMRVALQYMFQAFAVPADKQEYRTLLMETAAEELGHIEMLATAVAKNLEGAPEHMREEARENDAVIDAMMSGGQPRQALSAGLHAMPVDSNGVPFSGGYVVASGNLAADMYANVMAESTGRLLATRLYEMTDDPGMKDMLAYLIARDTMHQNQWHAALETMEDHVPVPASFDQAKENQDVNYEFMSTFREQREDPDQRWTQGQSPDGKGEFSFRAEQPGGGMPDLEEVIDEMYNSPSGE; encoded by the coding sequence GTGTTCTACCACGAACCCGAACTCCAGTACGAAGTCGAAGTCGAGGAACCGGACCCGTACTTCGCGAAGATGCTCCAGCAGGCCATCGGCGGCGCGGAGGGCGAGATGCGCGTCGCGCTGCAGTACATGTTCCAGGCGTTCGCCGTCCCCGCCGACAAACAGGAGTACCGAACGCTGCTGATGGAGACGGCCGCCGAAGAGCTGGGACACATCGAGATGCTCGCCACCGCGGTGGCGAAGAACCTCGAAGGAGCGCCCGAGCACATGCGCGAGGAGGCCCGCGAGAACGACGCCGTCATCGACGCGATGATGAGCGGCGGTCAGCCTCGGCAGGCGCTCTCCGCCGGCCTGCACGCGATGCCCGTCGACAGCAACGGCGTGCCGTTCTCGGGCGGCTACGTCGTCGCCTCCGGCAACCTCGCCGCCGACATGTACGCGAACGTGATGGCGGAGTCGACGGGTCGCCTGCTCGCGACGCGACTGTACGAGATGACCGACGACCCGGGGATGAAGGACATGCTCGCGTACCTCATCGCCCGCGACACGATGCACCAGAACCAGTGGCACGCGGCGCTGGAAACGATGGAGGACCACGTGCCGGTGCCGGCCAGTTTCGACCAAGCGAAGGAGAACCAGGACGTGAACTACGAGTTCATGTCCACGTTCCGCGAGCAGCGCGAGGACCCCGACCAGCGGTGGACGCAGGGGCAGTCGCCCGACGGGAAGGGAGAGTTCTCGTTCCGCGCGGAGCAACCCGGCGGCGGGATGCCCGACCTGGAAGAAGTCATCGACGAGATGTACAACAGTCCGAGCGGCGAGTAG
- a CDS encoding PINc/VapC family ATPase → MNIVPDTSAVIDGRVSERVESGAYDGVTVLVPEAVVGELESQANAGYDSGWEGLEELQRLAEYVDEGAIEVEFVGRRPSVDEQDAAHEGDIDALIRDLADDHGATLLTSDVVQAEVGRAKGIEVEYVEPRIRGGESLAIEEFFDDETMSVHLKAGTKPKAKRGALKEMHYEIISDEVSDEVQMKEWADDIEQSARSSNQGFIELSEPGMKIVQFRNYRIAVARPPFSDGIEITAVRPIAKTSLEDYEFVDELKERLLERQRGVLISGSPGAGKSTFAQAVAEFLNDNDYAVKTMEKPRDLQVGPEITQYTALGGQMEKTADSLLLVRPDYTIYDEVRKSNDFSVFADMRLAGVGMVGVVHATRAIDALQRLIGRVELGMIPQVVDTVVYIEAGEVDTVYDVTTEVKVPEGLTAEDLARPVIQVRNFETGRPEFEIYTFNRQVVTVPLGEDGGGQSESGVGRIAKQEIEREIRSIARGHVDVELKGQDRAAVYVEEDDISYVIGKGGGRITDIEERLGIDIDVRTHDENPKMGSSAGSAGSAGNGSGGAGGAGGRVGEPEGEVVTPEITSRHIVVRMDGHVGETVEVRAGGEYLFTATVGRGGDIQVSRGSAIADELEDAIDRKQQITVVPA, encoded by the coding sequence ATGAACATCGTCCCGGACACGAGCGCGGTCATCGACGGCCGCGTGTCCGAACGAGTAGAGAGCGGGGCGTACGACGGCGTGACCGTCCTCGTCCCCGAGGCGGTGGTCGGCGAACTGGAGTCGCAGGCCAACGCCGGCTACGACAGCGGGTGGGAGGGGCTCGAAGAGCTACAGCGACTCGCCGAGTACGTCGACGAGGGCGCCATCGAGGTGGAGTTCGTCGGTCGCCGCCCGTCGGTCGACGAACAGGACGCCGCCCACGAGGGCGACATCGACGCGCTCATCCGCGACCTCGCCGACGACCACGGCGCGACGCTGCTGACGAGCGACGTGGTGCAGGCCGAGGTCGGCCGCGCGAAGGGCATCGAAGTCGAGTACGTCGAACCGCGCATCCGCGGCGGCGAGAGCCTCGCCATCGAGGAGTTCTTCGACGACGAGACGATGAGCGTCCACCTGAAGGCGGGGACGAAGCCGAAGGCCAAACGCGGCGCGCTCAAGGAGATGCACTACGAGATAATCTCCGACGAGGTCTCCGACGAGGTGCAGATGAAGGAGTGGGCCGACGACATCGAACAGAGCGCCCGCTCCAGCAACCAGGGCTTCATCGAACTGTCGGAACCGGGCATGAAGATCGTCCAGTTCCGCAACTACCGCATCGCCGTCGCCCGCCCGCCGTTCTCGGACGGTATCGAGATCACGGCCGTTCGACCCATAGCCAAGACCAGCCTCGAAGATTACGAGTTCGTCGACGAACTGAAAGAGCGCCTGCTGGAACGCCAGCGCGGCGTCCTCATCTCCGGGTCGCCCGGCGCCGGGAAGTCGACGTTCGCGCAGGCCGTCGCGGAGTTCCTCAACGACAACGACTACGCGGTCAAGACGATGGAGAAACCGCGCGACCTGCAGGTCGGCCCCGAGATCACCCAGTACACCGCCCTCGGCGGGCAGATGGAGAAGACCGCCGACTCGCTTTTGCTCGTTCGCCCGGACTACACCATCTACGACGAAGTCCGGAAGTCGAACGACTTCTCGGTGTTCGCGGACATGCGACTGGCGGGCGTCGGCATGGTCGGCGTCGTCCACGCGACGCGGGCCATCGACGCGCTTCAGCGACTCATCGGCCGGGTCGAACTCGGCATGATTCCGCAGGTCGTCGACACCGTCGTCTACATCGAAGCCGGCGAGGTCGACACCGTCTACGACGTGACCACGGAGGTGAAGGTCCCGGAGGGCCTCACCGCCGAGGACCTCGCGCGCCCCGTCATCCAGGTTCGGAACTTCGAGACGGGACGCCCCGAGTTCGAGATATACACGTTCAACCGCCAGGTCGTCACCGTCCCGCTGGGCGAAGACGGCGGCGGCCAGAGCGAGTCGGGCGTCGGTCGCATCGCCAAACAGGAGATAGAGCGCGAGATTCGCTCCATCGCCCGCGGTCACGTCGACGTGGAACTGAAAGGCCAGGACCGCGCGGCGGTGTACGTCGAGGAGGACGACATCTCCTACGTCATCGGAAAGGGCGGCGGCCGAATCACCGACATCGAGGAGCGCCTCGGCATCGACATCGACGTGCGGACTCACGACGAGAACCCGAAGATGGGGTCGTCGGCGGGGTCAGCGGGGTCAGCGGGAAACGGTAGCGGCGGCGCGGGCGGTGCAGGCGGTCGGGTCGGCGAGCCCGAGGGGGAGGTCGTGACGCCCGAGATAACCTCCCGGCACATCGTCGTCCGGATGGACGGCCACGTCGGCGAGACGGTCGAAGTCCGCGCCGGCGGCGAGTACCTGTTCACGGCGACGGTCGGCCGCGGCGGCGACATTCAGGTCTCTCGCGGCAGCGCCATCGCCGACGAACTGGAGGACGCCATCGACCGGAAACAGCAGATTACTGTGGTACCCGCGTAG
- a CDS encoding DUF2243 domain-containing protein: protein MAESQGSGRFERRNGTAERPARTGTDVEETTDRPLLRAGVVLGFGLGGLVDVLVFHLVLQTHHLISGWVPPTTPQALQLNLVADGLFSLLMLAIMAVGFWMLWKTADRPDVPWSAGTYAGAVVVGTALFNLYDGTVDHYILEMHHVTQGLQPDAFDLLWLVGSVVLLIAGLLVVRAERREDGTPPAEGM, encoded by the coding sequence GTGGCCGAATCACAGGGGTCGGGTCGCTTCGAGCGACGGAACGGGACCGCCGAGCGCCCGGCCCGAACCGGGACCGACGTCGAGGAGACGACGGACCGTCCGCTGCTCCGCGCGGGCGTCGTACTCGGATTCGGCCTCGGCGGCCTCGTCGACGTGCTCGTCTTCCACCTCGTGCTGCAGACGCACCACCTCATCTCCGGGTGGGTGCCGCCGACGACGCCGCAGGCGTTGCAGTTGAATCTCGTCGCCGACGGCCTGTTCTCGCTTCTGATGCTCGCTATCATGGCCGTCGGCTTCTGGATGCTGTGGAAGACGGCCGACAGACCCGACGTGCCGTGGTCCGCCGGGACGTACGCGGGCGCGGTCGTCGTCGGCACGGCGCTCTTCAACCTCTACGACGGCACTGTCGACCACTACATCCTGGAGATGCACCACGTCACACAGGGACTCCAGCCGGACGCGTTCGACCTCCTGTGGCTGGTCGGAAGCGTCGTGCTGCTGATTGCGGGTCTTCTCGTCGTCCGCGCGGAGCGCCGAGAGGACGGGACGCCGCCGGCCGAGGGGATGTGA
- a CDS encoding DNA polymerase sliding clamp — MFTAVASADTLSKTLDPVGTLVDECRIHLDAEGLRISAMDPATVGVVELALDREAFESYEADGGVVGVDVERLDSVVGMANSDDLVHLELDEETRQLRIRVGGLEYTLALVDPDAIRAEPDLDALELPASAVVEGRQFDQAIRAAEMVSTHVAVGVDESGENLYVDAEGDVDTVHYELDDDDLVDLEVAPAHSLFSLDYLADMNRVVPTDAELTLELGEEYPMRLSYVYADGSGEVLYFLAPRIQSR; from the coding sequence ATGTTCACTGCAGTCGCCAGCGCGGACACGCTCTCGAAGACGCTCGACCCCGTCGGCACTCTCGTCGACGAGTGTCGGATTCACCTCGACGCCGAGGGCTTGCGAATCTCGGCGATGGACCCCGCGACGGTCGGCGTGGTCGAACTCGCCCTCGACCGGGAGGCCTTCGAGTCCTACGAGGCCGACGGCGGTGTCGTCGGTGTCGACGTGGAGCGACTCGATAGCGTAGTCGGGATGGCGAACTCGGACGACCTTGTCCACCTCGAACTCGACGAGGAGACGCGACAACTCCGGATTCGAGTCGGCGGCTTGGAGTACACACTCGCGCTCGTCGACCCCGACGCGATTCGAGCGGAACCGGACCTCGACGCACTCGAACTGCCAGCCAGCGCCGTCGTGGAGGGACGGCAGTTCGACCAAGCGATACGAGCCGCCGAGATGGTCTCGACGCACGTCGCCGTCGGCGTCGACGAAAGTGGCGAAAATCTGTACGTGGACGCGGAGGGCGATGTGGATACGGTCCACTACGAACTGGACGACGACGACCTCGTAGACCTCGAAGTTGCCCCGGCGCACTCGCTGTTCTCACTCGACTATCTCGCCGATATGAATCGCGTCGTTCCCACGGACGCGGAACTGACGCTCGAACTCGGTGAGGAGTACCCGATGCGACTGAGTTACGTCTACGCCGACGGCAGTGGGGAGGTGCTGTACTTCCTCGCGCCGCGGATACAGAGTCGGTGA
- a CDS encoding archaemetzincin family Zn-dependent metalloprotease, protein MLVDIVPIGDVPAQVKREASAALRSVYSCDVTVHDEQGIPEGAYDRNRNQYRAEQFIELASRVGDGEKNIGVTPMDLYYRRRNYVFGLAYLNGNGSVISTYRLQTSSDGGISTKPTAEVFADRVRKEVVHEIGHTFGLEHCDNSKCVMSFSPTVREVDVKEENLCGTCSRTFG, encoded by the coding sequence ATGCTTGTCGACATCGTGCCTATCGGGGACGTGCCCGCGCAAGTCAAGCGCGAGGCCTCCGCCGCACTGCGGTCGGTTTACAGCTGTGACGTGACGGTCCACGACGAGCAGGGTATCCCCGAGGGCGCGTACGACCGCAACCGCAACCAGTACCGAGCGGAGCAGTTCATCGAACTGGCGAGCCGTGTGGGCGACGGCGAGAAGAACATCGGCGTCACTCCGATGGATCTCTACTACCGACGCCGAAACTACGTCTTCGGGCTGGCGTATCTCAACGGCAACGGGTCGGTTATCTCCACGTACCGTCTCCAGACGTCCTCGGACGGCGGCATCTCGACGAAACCCACCGCGGAAGTGTTCGCAGACCGCGTCAGAAAGGAGGTCGTCCACGAGATCGGCCACACGTTCGGTCTCGAGCACTGCGACAACTCGAAATGCGTGATGAGTTTCTCCCCGACGGTCCGAGAGGTCGACGTGAAAGAAGAGAACCTCTGCGGGACGTGTAGCCGGACGTTCGGCTAA
- a CDS encoding MarR family transcriptional regulator has translation MAGTEQESLDDLPPSAKLVFKVLEYNGPLTQKGIVQESMLSARTVRYALERLEGIGVVDEDVYFADARQNLYQLTEKPKAAVDGGSEACTAEQ, from the coding sequence ATGGCTGGAACAGAACAGGAGAGTCTCGACGACCTCCCCCCAAGCGCAAAATTGGTTTTCAAAGTACTCGAATACAACGGCCCTCTGACGCAGAAAGGCATCGTCCAGGAGTCGATGCTCTCAGCGCGGACGGTCCGATACGCGCTCGAACGACTCGAAGGTATCGGCGTCGTCGACGAGGACGTCTACTTCGCGGACGCGCGGCAGAATCTCTACCAACTCACCGAGAAACCGAAAGCGGCGGTCGACGGCGGGTCGGAAGCCTGCACCGCAGAGCAGTAA
- a CDS encoding YbhB/YbcL family Raf kinase inhibitor-like protein, with the protein MSLRLTSPAFDDGEPIPERYGRERENVNPPLAVGGVPADAKSLVLVVDDPDAEAVAGKVWNHWLVWNVDPDVSKIPESWSPGQNGAIEGKNDYGELGYGGPNPPDRRHRYRFQLWALDRELALVAGATRRELDAAMQGHVLAEASLSGTYDPI; encoded by the coding sequence ATGTCGCTTCGTCTCACGAGTCCGGCGTTCGACGACGGAGAGCCGATACCGGAGCGCTACGGCCGCGAGCGGGAGAACGTCAACCCGCCGCTCGCCGTCGGGGGAGTGCCGGCGGACGCGAAGTCGCTGGTGCTCGTCGTCGACGACCCCGACGCGGAGGCCGTCGCCGGAAAGGTGTGGAACCACTGGCTCGTCTGGAACGTCGACCCGGACGTATCGAAGATACCCGAATCGTGGTCGCCGGGGCAGAACGGCGCGATAGAAGGGAAAAACGACTACGGCGAACTCGGCTACGGCGGGCCGAACCCGCCGGACCGTCGCCACCGCTACCGGTTTCAGCTGTGGGCGCTCGACCGGGAACTCGCGCTCGTCGCGGGCGCGACGCGGCGGGAACTCGACGCGGCGATGCAGGGACACGTGCTCGCGGAAGCGTCGCTTTCGGGGACGTACGACCCGATTTGA
- a CDS encoding outer membrane protein assembly factor BamB family protein: MPHTTRRELLAAGVSVAASGLAGCLSGVLERRERWSYTTDGDPFTAPTLDGPRLYAGCDDGVLYAFRADSGTVEWRYQFGEPVRSRRLSTADGLVYLTDHSGGVHAVDAASGERRWRTSLDRPLVTPPVVVDGTVYVGGHRDTAGVYRLDAATGDRLDTVGSLSGNALVLTVDEATAYVGDTDGVVSAFDLESRARTWRYRVTSAIGGTDFPLSNGRLYFGDRSGAITAVDATTGTRQWETDLESPVFASPTVAGDTLYVGTADRHLYALADTDGRRRWQFDAQREITGSASVRDGVVYVADQYNSLYAVAAESGTQHWRFELGAPTVTKPTVGSNSVYVGTGWSVQAVSRTL; the protein is encoded by the coding sequence ATGCCGCACACTACCCGTCGTGAACTACTCGCCGCCGGCGTGAGCGTGGCTGCTAGTGGCCTCGCTGGTTGCCTATCCGGCGTGCTCGAACGGCGAGAGCGGTGGAGCTATACGACCGACGGCGACCCGTTTACAGCGCCGACACTCGACGGGCCTCGGCTCTACGCCGGCTGTGACGACGGCGTCCTGTACGCGTTCCGGGCCGACAGCGGAACTGTCGAGTGGCGGTATCAGTTCGGCGAGCCGGTACGGTCACGGCGACTCTCGACGGCAGACGGACTCGTCTATCTCACGGATCACTCGGGGGGCGTCCACGCAGTCGATGCCGCGAGCGGCGAACGTCGCTGGCGAACGTCGCTTGACCGCCCGCTCGTGACGCCGCCGGTCGTCGTCGACGGTACCGTCTACGTCGGCGGACACCGAGACACCGCGGGAGTGTACAGACTCGACGCAGCAACCGGTGACCGACTCGACACAGTCGGCTCCCTGTCGGGAAACGCTCTCGTTCTCACTGTCGACGAGGCAACGGCGTACGTCGGCGACACCGATGGCGTCGTGAGCGCGTTCGACCTCGAAAGCCGAGCACGAACGTGGCGATACCGAGTGACTTCGGCCATCGGTGGGACCGACTTCCCGCTCTCGAACGGACGGCTCTACTTCGGCGACCGGTCCGGCGCGATCACCGCCGTGGACGCAACCACCGGGACGCGGCAGTGGGAGACCGACCTCGAGAGTCCGGTGTTCGCGTCGCCCACCGTCGCTGGTGACACACTCTACGTCGGAACTGCAGACCGACACCTGTACGCCCTCGCCGACACCGACGGACGTCGACGGTGGCAGTTCGACGCACAACGTGAGATCACGGGCTCGGCATCGGTTCGAGACGGTGTGGTGTACGTCGCCGACCAGTACAACTCTCTGTACGCGGTGGCGGCCGAAAGCGGGACGCAGCACTGGCGATTCGAACTCGGAGCGCCGACGGTTACGAAACCAACAGTCGGCTCGAACTCCGTCTACGTGGGGACTGGATGGTCGGTGCAGGCAGTCTCACGGACGCTGTAG